The Pirellulimonas nuda genome includes a region encoding these proteins:
- a CDS encoding DUF444 family protein, with amino-acid sequence MTVKIERDQRRFKQIVKGKVRQNLKQFVTQGEMIGRKGKDLVSIPLPQLDLPRFRFGDNGAGGVASGEGEEGQPVGKGGQPQPGQGQAGSDPGDGHLMEVDISLEELAELLGAELELPRIEPRGAASITQQKNKYDTVRHVGPEALRHKKRTYLQALKRQISTGEYRPDDPRIIPIKGDKRYKSWTTIDQPQVNAAVFYLMDVSGSMTDEQKQIVRTEAFWIDAWLASQYDGIETRYIIHDAVAKEVDEHTFYHTRESGGTRISSAYKVCADLIKNHFPPADWNLYVFQFSDGDNWGEDNQQALSILSDSILPAVNLYCYGQVESPYGSGEYLNQLESRFGELDQMVLSEIPDREAIYESIRAFLGKGR; translated from the coding sequence ATGACTGTAAAGATTGAACGCGACCAACGCCGCTTCAAGCAGATCGTGAAGGGGAAGGTGCGCCAGAACCTCAAGCAGTTTGTGACGCAGGGGGAGATGATCGGGCGGAAGGGGAAGGACCTGGTGTCGATCCCGCTGCCGCAGCTCGACCTGCCGCGGTTCCGCTTCGGCGACAACGGGGCGGGGGGGGTCGCCAGCGGCGAGGGGGAAGAGGGCCAGCCTGTTGGCAAAGGGGGACAGCCCCAGCCGGGCCAGGGGCAGGCCGGCAGCGACCCGGGGGACGGCCACCTGATGGAGGTCGATATCTCGCTGGAGGAGCTCGCGGAGCTGCTGGGCGCGGAGCTGGAGCTGCCGCGCATCGAGCCGCGCGGCGCCGCGTCGATCACCCAGCAAAAGAACAAGTACGACACCGTCCGCCACGTCGGCCCCGAGGCCCTGCGTCACAAGAAGCGCACCTACCTGCAAGCCCTCAAACGCCAGATCTCGACCGGCGAGTACCGCCCCGACGACCCGCGCATCATCCCGATCAAGGGGGACAAACGTTACAAGAGCTGGACCACCATCGACCAGCCGCAGGTGAACGCCGCGGTCTTCTACTTGATGGACGTCTCCGGCAGCATGACGGACGAGCAGAAACAGATCGTCCGCACCGAGGCGTTCTGGATCGATGCGTGGCTCGCGAGCCAGTACGACGGCATCGAGACCCGCTACATCATCCACGACGCGGTGGCCAAAGAAGTGGACGAGCACACCTTCTACCACACCCGCGAGAGCGGCGGCACGCGGATCAGCAGCGCCTACAAGGTGTGCGCCGACCTGATCAAGAACCACTTCCCGCCGGCCGACTGGAACCTGTACGTCTTCCAGTTCTCCGACGGCGACAACTGGGGCGAGGACAACCAGCAGGCCCTGTCGATCCTCAGCGACAGCATCCTGCCGGCGGTAAACCTCTACTGCTACGGCCAAGTCGAAAGCCCGTACGGCAGCGGCGAGTACCTGAACCAGCTCGAAAGCCGGTTCGGCGAGCTGGACCAGATGGTGCTGAGCGAGATCCCGGATCGCGAAGCGATCTACGAATCAATCCGTGCCTTCCTGGGGAAAGGACGGTGA
- a CDS encoding PrkA family serine protein kinase — translation MFDGREIIEIVSKRQDREQFRRKNWIGTFEEYLEIVRENPLVTRTAYQRLYDMILSYGVETTDTGRGERSVHYKFFDDPDHDGADAVFGIRDSLRDLVNALKSAAKGYGIERRVLLLHGPVGSSKSTIARLLKTGLERYSATDAGALYTLGWVDEEAPDDPLKIQWCPMNEEPLHLLPQRFRQEVEQRLNEGRGEDDFRVHVTGELDPYCRFIYQDRLRRYDGDWTRVIQDVRVKRLILSEKDRIGVGTFQPKDEKNQDATELTGDINYRKIAEYGSDSDPRAFNFDGEFNIANRGIIEFVEVLKLDVAFLYDLLGASQEHRIKPKKFAQTDIDEVIIGHTNEPEYRRLQNNEFMEALRDRTVKIDVPYVTTLANEIKIYEKDYNKGTVRGKHIAPHTIEMAAMWAVLTRLEEPSHAGITRLQKLKLYNGKTLPNFTEDNVRELREHATSEGMIGISPRYVQDKISNALVAHPEAHSVNPFMVMNELEAGLKHHSLINSEDTKQEYRDLLALVKEEYENIVKNEVQRAIAADEDALKRLSGNYIDNVKAYTQREKVKNRFTGQPEEPDERLMRSIEEKIDIPDSRKDDFRREIMNYIGALSIDGKTFDYRSNERLHKALELKLFEDQKDSIKLTSLVSNVVDADTQQKIDVVKGRLIRDFGYDDESATDVLHYVASIFARGDVKREK, via the coding sequence ATGTTCGACGGACGCGAAATCATTGAGATCGTCTCGAAGCGGCAGGACCGTGAGCAGTTCCGCCGTAAGAACTGGATCGGCACGTTCGAGGAGTACCTCGAGATCGTGCGCGAGAACCCCCTGGTCACGCGCACCGCGTACCAGCGTCTGTACGACATGATCCTGTCGTACGGCGTCGAGACCACCGACACCGGCCGGGGCGAACGCTCCGTCCACTACAAGTTCTTTGACGACCCCGACCACGACGGCGCCGACGCGGTGTTCGGCATCCGCGATTCGCTCCGCGACCTGGTGAACGCGCTCAAGAGCGCCGCCAAGGGGTACGGCATCGAACGCCGCGTGCTGCTGCTGCACGGCCCGGTCGGCAGCAGCAAGAGCACCATCGCCCGGTTGCTCAAGACAGGCTTGGAGCGTTACAGCGCCACCGACGCTGGCGCCCTGTACACCCTGGGCTGGGTCGACGAAGAGGCGCCGGACGACCCGCTGAAGATCCAGTGGTGCCCGATGAACGAAGAGCCGCTGCACCTGCTGCCGCAGCGGTTCCGTCAGGAGGTAGAGCAGCGTCTGAACGAGGGACGCGGCGAAGATGACTTCCGCGTGCACGTGACCGGCGAACTCGACCCCTACTGCCGGTTCATCTACCAGGACCGCCTGCGCAGGTACGACGGCGACTGGACCCGCGTGATCCAGGACGTGCGCGTCAAGCGGCTGATCCTCAGCGAGAAGGACCGCATCGGCGTCGGCACCTTCCAGCCCAAGGACGAGAAGAACCAGGACGCCACCGAGCTGACCGGCGACATCAACTACCGCAAGATCGCGGAGTACGGCAGCGACAGCGACCCGCGGGCGTTCAACTTCGACGGCGAGTTTAACATCGCCAACCGCGGGATCATCGAGTTCGTTGAGGTGCTGAAGCTGGACGTGGCGTTCCTGTACGACCTGCTGGGCGCCAGCCAGGAGCACCGCATCAAGCCGAAGAAGTTCGCCCAGACGGACATCGACGAGGTGATCATCGGGCACACCAACGAGCCGGAGTACCGCCGGCTGCAGAACAACGAGTTCATGGAGGCGCTCCGCGACCGCACGGTGAAGATCGACGTGCCGTACGTCACCACGCTGGCCAACGAGATCAAGATCTACGAGAAGGACTACAACAAGGGGACGGTGCGCGGCAAGCACATCGCCCCGCACACGATCGAGATGGCCGCGATGTGGGCGGTGCTGACCCGCCTGGAAGAGCCCTCGCACGCCGGCATCACCCGGCTGCAGAAGCTGAAGCTCTACAACGGCAAGACGCTGCCCAATTTCACGGAGGACAACGTCCGTGAGCTGCGCGAGCACGCCACCAGCGAGGGGATGATCGGCATCTCGCCGCGCTACGTGCAGGACAAGATCTCCAACGCGTTGGTCGCCCACCCCGAGGCCCACAGCGTCAACCCGTTCATGGTGATGAACGAGCTCGAGGCGGGCCTGAAGCACCACAGCCTGATCAACAGCGAGGACACCAAGCAGGAGTACCGCGACCTGCTGGCGCTAGTGAAGGAGGAGTACGAGAACATCGTGAAGAACGAGGTCCAACGCGCCATCGCCGCCGACGAGGACGCCCTCAAACGCCTCTCGGGCAACTACATCGACAACGTCAAGGCCTACACGCAGCGGGAGAAGGTCAAGAACCGCTTCACCGGCCAGCCCGAAGAGCCGGACGAGCGGCTGATGCGCAGCATCGAGGAGAAGATCGACATCCCCGACAGCCGCAAGGACGACTTCCGCCGCGAGATCATGAACTACATCGGCGCCCTGAGCATCGATGGGAAGACGTTCGACTACCGCAGCAACGAACGGCTGCACAAGGCGCTGGAGCTGAAGCTGTTCGAGGACCAGAAGGACTCGATCAAGCTCACCAGCCTGGTGTCGAACGTGGTCGACGCCGACACCCAGCAGAAGATCGACGTGGTAAAGGGGCGCCTGATCCGCGACTTCGGCTACGACGACGAGAGCGCCACCGACGTGCTGCACTACGTGGCGAGCATCTTCGCACGGGGAGACGTGAAGCGAGAGAAATAA
- a CDS encoding NADH-quinone oxidoreductase subunit D: MTSTLESRIVEFDVRTDEMLVNMGPQHPSTHGVLRLVLRTDGEVVSEVTPHIGYLHRCAEKIGENLTPRQWIPYTDRMDYLAGMNMNLGWSLCVEKLLGVEAPERGQRLRVIIAEMGRIASHLVGMGAYGLDLGTFSPFLYAFREREKILDLFEQACGARLTYSYLTPGGATADLPVGWTDACLAFLDQFEPIIADYHTLLTTNAIFIKRTAGIGVLTPQMAVGYGCTGPVLRGSGVDFDLRRDGDPLYTRMYADLAYEIICERNGHYPNDQPYPAVPGEAVLGDCWHRFYVRMLEVVQSVRLVRESIRKYAASSGDHGQPIKLFEKLPPGECYLETEAPRGQMGFYVVTTGDAIPWRARARSSCFSNLSVAPELCRGVLLADVPAVVGSLDIVMGEIDR, translated from the coding sequence ATGACCAGCACCCTCGAATCACGCATCGTCGAGTTCGACGTCCGGACGGACGAGATGCTCGTCAACATGGGGCCGCAGCACCCCAGCACGCACGGCGTGCTACGGCTGGTGCTGCGCACCGATGGCGAAGTCGTCTCCGAGGTCACGCCCCACATCGGCTACCTGCACCGCTGTGCAGAGAAGATCGGCGAGAACCTCACCCCCAGGCAGTGGATCCCCTACACCGACCGGATGGACTATCTGGCGGGGATGAATATGAACCTGGGGTGGAGCCTGTGCGTCGAGAAGCTGTTGGGCGTCGAGGCGCCCGAACGCGGCCAGCGGTTGCGGGTGATCATTGCAGAGATGGGACGCATCGCCAGCCACCTGGTGGGGATGGGGGCCTACGGGCTCGACCTAGGGACCTTCAGCCCGTTCCTATACGCCTTCCGTGAGCGCGAGAAGATCCTCGACCTGTTCGAGCAGGCTTGCGGCGCCCGGCTCACCTACAGCTACCTCACCCCCGGGGGCGCCACCGCGGACCTGCCGGTCGGCTGGACCGACGCCTGCTTGGCGTTCCTGGACCAGTTCGAGCCGATCATCGCCGACTACCACACGCTGCTCACCACCAACGCGATCTTTATCAAACGCACGGCCGGCATCGGCGTGCTGACGCCCCAGATGGCCGTCGGCTACGGCTGCACCGGCCCGGTGCTCCGCGGTAGCGGCGTCGACTTCGACCTCCGCCGCGACGGCGATCCCCTCTACACCCGCATGTACGCCGACCTGGCGTACGAGATCATTTGCGAGCGCAACGGACATTACCCCAACGACCAGCCTTACCCAGCCGTGCCTGGCGAGGCGGTCCTCGGCGACTGTTGGCACCGGTTCTACGTGCGGATGCTGGAAGTCGTGCAGTCGGTCCGGCTGGTCCGTGAGTCGATCCGCAAATACGCGGCCTCTTCCGGCGACCATGGCCAGCCGATCAAGCTGTTCGAGAAGCTCCCGCCGGGCGAGTGCTACCTGGAGACCGAGGCCCCCCGCGGCCAGATGGGCTTCTACGTGGTGACCACCGGCGACGCGATCCCCTGGCGGGCCCGGGCCCGCAGCAGTTGCTTCAGCAACCTAAGCGTGGCGCCCGAGTTGTGCCGCGGCGTGCTGCTGGCCGATGTCCCCGCGGTGGTGGGCTCGTTGGACATCGTGATGGGCGAGATCGACCGCTAG
- a CDS encoding NADH-quinone oxidoreductase subunit C translates to MSPTDRLLQKFGDAVRPVAAERGDPWFEVDADRLVAVCQYLRDDAAFGCDMLNCVSGVDTLQADPKRRPPQGRGPGIELVYHLSSTRLKHRITLKLILPRWQDEAAQQLPEAPSLTGLWPTADWHEREVYDLMGVRFVGHPNLVRILCPEDWEGHPLRKDYEMPLEYHGIRGR, encoded by the coding sequence GTGTCGCCGACCGATCGACTCCTGCAAAAGTTCGGCGACGCCGTGCGGCCGGTTGCGGCAGAGCGCGGCGACCCATGGTTCGAGGTCGACGCCGACCGGCTGGTCGCTGTCTGCCAGTACCTGCGGGACGACGCCGCCTTCGGGTGCGACATGCTCAACTGCGTCTCGGGGGTCGACACGCTGCAAGCCGACCCGAAGCGTCGCCCGCCGCAGGGACGCGGCCCCGGCATCGAGCTGGTCTACCACCTGTCCAGCACCCGCCTGAAGCACCGCATCACACTCAAGCTCATCCTCCCCCGCTGGCAGGACGAAGCGGCGCAGCAACTGCCGGAGGCGCCCTCACTAACCGGCCTGTGGCCCACCGCCGATTGGCACGAGCGCGAGGTGTACGACCTGATGGGGGTCCGCTTCGTCGGCCACCCGAATCTTGTCCGGATCCTTTGCCCCGAAGACTGGGAGGGTCACCCCTTACGAAAAGACTACGAGATGCCGCTCGAGTACCACGGCATCCGCGGCCGCTGA
- a CDS encoding NADH-quinone oxidoreductase subunit A: MATPTLIVGTLAAFVAVAMGFVFVNLLVGRLLRPKAPTAEKLEIYECGEPTIGSSFVQFDLRFYVVALLFIIFDVEVAFFFPWATVFGKANQIVAADAAPPAMAVAADAEIEARLRELVGYRSPLARLDSVEPGPMSLRQGSDARRGAAADAAGVMARASLVDMLVFFAVLMVGFAYVWKRGDLDWVRAAATRSDRPPPAEQPGPATRAESLVGV, from the coding sequence ATGGCTACTCCCACGCTAATCGTCGGCACACTTGCGGCATTCGTTGCTGTCGCGATGGGGTTCGTGTTCGTGAACCTCTTGGTGGGACGGCTGCTGCGGCCCAAGGCGCCGACGGCCGAGAAGCTAGAGATCTACGAGTGCGGCGAGCCCACCATCGGCTCGAGCTTTGTGCAGTTCGACCTGCGGTTCTATGTGGTGGCGCTGCTGTTCATCATCTTCGACGTTGAGGTCGCCTTCTTCTTTCCCTGGGCGACCGTCTTTGGGAAGGCGAATCAGATCGTCGCGGCCGACGCGGCGCCCCCGGCGATGGCCGTCGCCGCCGACGCCGAGATCGAGGCCCGGCTGCGCGAGCTGGTCGGCTACCGGTCGCCGCTGGCCCGGCTCGACTCGGTCGAGCCGGGCCCGATGAGCCTGCGGCAGGGGAGCGACGCCCGCCGCGGCGCGGCAGCGGACGCCGCCGGCGTCATGGCGCGGGCCTCGCTTGTCGATATGCTGGTCTTCTTCGCGGTGTTGATGGTCGGCTTCGCGTACGTGTGGAAGCGGGGCGATCTCGATTGGGTGCGCGCCGCGGCCACACGCAGCGACCGCCCGCCCCCCGCCGAGCAGCCCGGCCCGGCGACCCGCGCCGAGTCGTTGGTCGGGGTCTAA